In Desulfobacter hydrogenophilus, the genomic stretch CGGGACATGACCTGCCCAGGTGAAGACATAGCACCTTTCATTTCATTGTAAACCACCCCTTTATATACCAGTTCCGGTTTCCCGTTTTCACCTGGTTCCAATTCAAGCCGATGGCCTTCCTGTTTAAAACTCAAATCATCAATATCCGGAAAAAACGCCGCATCCAGATAAACATCCATCAGGTTATAATAATCTTTTTTATTCTGGGTGGAAAAAGGATACATGGTCCAGTCTGATGCAGTGAATGCATTCATGAAAGTGGACAGGCTTCGTTTAAGCATGGAAAAAAAAGGATCCCGGACCTTGTATTTTTCGGACCCGCACAACACGGTATGCTCAAGAATATGGGCAACCCCTGTGGAATCCGTGGGCACGGTTCTGAAAAATACCCCAAAAGTGTTTTCCTTATCCTCATTGGCAATGTGAATATGGACAGCTTTTGTCTTTTCGTGGACCAATTGGATGAGATGGGCGTTGATTGCAGGCAGGGGCGATACCTGTTGAATTCTGTAGCCGCTGATGGTCTGCCCGGGTGTAAATGCATTCTGATTCATATATTTTCCTGTCAAAAGTTTTCCTTAACCGTCTTAGGGCATGGGCCTTGTTTCGCATATTTTTATGGGGTTACGAATTCGAGTGTAATCCATAGCTTAATAGTAAAAAGCTTTGGGGAAGCTAAATTATTTTGTATATTCCCCGGCTGACCCGTTGGATTTTTTTTATTTTATCCAGCCTGAAAATTATATTTCTTAATTTTTTATCGTCAAAACCTGTGGCTGCCTTAATGGTCTTAAAATTAGTGCCTTCCGGATGATTGCCGATGATACTCAGCACAATGGAAGATGCACTTTTTTTCCTTGGCGTCCGGCCTTTATTTTTCTGTCTGCTCGATGGATGATCCTGATAAATTAATTGTTCTAGCTTGTCAAGCCTTTTATGGATATTAGTAAGATCTTCTTTAGTTGGAATATCCAGACGATGGAGAAGCATTTTAATAAAGTTCTCCCAATTGTTGCTGAATTCTGTGGGTTCCATATCTCAATCCTTCTTAAAACTTAGGTTTTACAGTCTCTTAAAACTTAAAAAAAGACCGGTATATCCTGTTTAACGCTTATCTATTAATTTAGTCATAGTAATTTTATTTAAGGTGTTTATTCGTGCTTCAAGTCACTTTTTTAATATGATATTCTAAAAATTACTTCTTAAATCTATCAAAGTCAAGTAGGCCATATCTAAATAAGTAAAAAAAGTATCTGGCAGAAGGTGTTAAATTTTATGGAAATTAATAAAAAACTGTGATTTACTGGTATTTACTTTAAAAATTTCAAAGGAAAACTGCTACTGTCAATCTTTTATTCTTTTTCCAAGATAAAAATATATGACATATTGCGTTCTAAAAATGAACAGCCAAAAAACGGAGAGCAAATAAGGGAATGACGCATCCTGGTGAGTTATTAAAGAAAAACAGTTTATATGCCGGAAAGGAATTGGGCCAGAATTTTTTGTCCAACCCCGCGACAGCCCAGATGATTGTGGATAGAACCGGCGTTGATAAAGAGATGATCGTGCTTGAAATAGGTCCGGGATTAGGGGCAATCACCCTGCCTTTGGCAAGGGCCTGCAAGCAGGTTGTGGCCGTTGAAAAAGACCGCCGTATCATTCCTCTGCTTGAAGAAGAACTAGCCAATGAGGGAATCAGAAATGTTACCATTATCAATCAGGACATTTTAAAAACAGATATCAGGGAGCTTGCAGGAACGAAAAAACTGGTGGTGATCGGGAATCTACCATACAATATTTCATCCCAGATCCTTTTTCAACTGATTACAATCCGGCAGGTTGTAACACGCGCGTTTCTGATGTTTCAAAAAGAGCTTGCCGAACGCCTTCTTTCACCAGCCGGTAATAGGAACTATTCAAGGCTTGCTGCGGTGGTTCAGTATGCATCAAAAATAGAACGGGTTGCAGATATCCGGCCCAATAATTTTTTTCCAAGGCCGGACGTAAATTCCACGGTCCTGCGCTTTGATTTTTTTGAAACCAAAGGCATGGGAAAAGAGGACGAGATCCTGCTGTTCAGCGTAATCAAGGCCGCATTTTCCAAACGAAGAAAAACGCTTCACAATGCCATGGCTGACGGCGAACTGGGCTTAACAAAAGAAATTGTGGGTATTGCCCTTGAAAATGCGGGTATTGACCCCTCACGGCGGGCTGAAACCCTAAATGTACAGGAGTTTATAGATCTGTCAAAAGCGGTGGGGAAAGTTAGCACCAATGAATCATGATTGAACTAAGGATTTCAATAGATAAGCTGATTGACATTGTTCGCCAGGGTGGCCAGGTTAAAACCGGAGTGGATGTGTATGACAGCAACGGCACCCTGCTTTTAGCCAAAAATGTGATGGTGAATAAGACAAAGCCGCTTAAATTTCTTCGTAACAACGGACTTCGGCATGTTCCGGTGGCAAGCAATGGGGGCGTGTTTGACGCATCTGGTAATAAAATAGAGCTGGGATCTGCCGACATGCCCCATCCGTTGCCTGATTCATTTTTATATCCGGAACCCATCAAAACTCAAAACGTAACCGACCGGCTCAAAGAAATCCTGGAACTGCGCAGGCTTGCCGAATCCATAAGTATCAAAGCCCAGGCCATCATAAAAAATGCCGTGAACCAGATCCGGCAGACACAGGGAGAGTTTGATGTGGATGCCGTATCAAAGCAGGCATCGGAACTTGCATCATTTGCCGAACATAAGAACCACCCCTTTGCATACACGCCAAGGGAGTGGTTTTTCTATGATGACTATTTTTACAACCATGCCACCAATGTCTGCGCCTTGGGTTCCCAGGTGTTGCACCGGTTCAACAGCGCTTTTTCAAAGATAATGGAAAAATCACTCTGGTCATCACCAGCACTTGCGGGCAATGGATCCTCCGGAATGTTTTCCTATTACTACCCCGAGGAGATAGATGAAATGTCCTTTGGCTTGTTCATCTATGATCTGGGAAAATCCATGGTGCCGGAAAATCTTTTAAACAAGACATCTGCCCTGAGCAAAGATGAAACCGAACTGCTGCGCAGGCACGCCAGTGATTTTGGATTTATGGTTATTGAAAAAAATCATCTGAGCAGTACTGTGCTCAGCAACATGATCCGGTATCATCATGGGCCACTATATGAGGAAGAACCTGGGTGTTATCCTCTGGGGCTGGAGTGTGGAATGATGCCGCCCTATGTCAGAATATGCAAACTGATGGACATCTATGACGCCATGATTTCCAAACGGTGCTATCAGGATGCCGTTAACCAGGTTACTGCCGTCACCGGCCTGTTCCGCAGTTATGTGCACAAAGATCCCATCTTGCAGTTTATTCTCCATGCGTTTGTTAAAACCGTTGGACTCTATCCACCGGGCAGCATTGTTTTTCTTAAAAATGGACAGATGGCCTATGTCCTTGAAAACGAGGGCCCCCTTGTCCTTCCTTTTACAGACAAAAACCAAGTTCCATTGACATCCGGACCGGATCCTTTTAACGCCGGAAAACAGACCGGCGTCCTTGCCATTGACAGTGACAGAAGCATCAGGCAACCCAAAAAAATATGGGACTGTTTGCCTGCTTTTATCAGGGAAATTGCCCTGCCCAAGGATCAGGTGGCAGCTGCCGTTGCCGCAATTTCAACTATATAATCCTGCTTGTTACGGCTTAAAAAGTGCTGATACACTTTCTCCTGTATGAATATGCTTGATGGCCCGGGCAAAAAGCGGTGCCACGGACAAGGATTTAAGCTGGGGAAACTGTTTTTCTGCAGGGATATGCACCGTGTTGGTGACCACAATTCCAGATATGACGGTTTGACTTAAATTTTCCACAGCCTGGCCGCAAAGCACCGGATGGGTTGCACCAACATAAATATTATCCGCGCCTGCCCGTCTCAAGGTATCAACCGTGCTCACCAAGGTTCCCCCTGTGGATATTTCATCGTCAAAAACAATGGCATCCAAACCCTTTACATGACCCACAACCAATCCCTGCTCAACATCTGAATCGCTGAGTCGACGTTTGTCAATGATAGCAAGGGAGGTATTCAGACGATTGGCAAACCGGCCGGCTCTTTTAGCCCCGCCGGCATCCGTGGCCACAACCACAACCTTTGACAGATCCAAAAGCGCTGCAAAATAATCACATATTGTGGGCATGGCTGTTAAATGATCTACGGGAATGCTGAAAAATCCATGCACGGCATCAGCGTGCAGATCCATAGTCAACACCCGGTCTGCTCCGGCAGTTTTTAAAAGATCCGCCACCAGACGGGCAGTAATGGAAATTCTTGGGGCATCTTTTTTATCGGACCTGGCATAAGAATAATAGGGAATGACAGCTGTAATCCGTTTGGCAGATGCGCTACGCAAGGCATCCAGGGTAATCATCAGCTCCATGAGATGATCACTGACAGGTGTGGTTAAAGACTGGACCACAAATATATCATCTTCTCTAACACTTTCCTTAATCTGAACAAATAAATTGTCATTTGAAAACCGGGACGTTTTCATAGAACTTAAGGGAATTCCGATATGCCTACAGATTTTTGTTGCCAGATCCGGATTGGATCCACCGGAAAATATTTTTAAATCGTCTGTCATTTTAATTTTCCTGAAGGGAGTTTTAATTCGGGTTTTTTAATACCAGTTTACAGATTAAGAAACAAGAGATTGGGAAATAAGAAACAAGCATATATTTTTTGTTACTGGATGAATATATTAAGTGTTATTTTAAAAAAAGAGAATAGTAATAACAATCAAGACTTAAATGTTTATAATTGAATTAATTGTATGATATTATTTATTATTATTTTGTTTTTTATGTTTAAAATTTGGAATAAAAAATTTTCAAAACTACAAGGTATTGAAAGCCTATTTTTTAAGGGCTCATAAAACAGGCTTTTTGAACATTTTTTTAGAAGGTTTGCATCAACGCCCTGATACCCTTTAAATTCGGGTATTCCAGTCATCTAAACCTTTTTTAAAAAAAAATTATAAAAAAGGGTGTCAATAACTTTAAGAATATTCGTATTTTAAGGCAAAAAGCCCTATACGAACTGACTGCAACAACCCAACAGCAAGGAGGATAAATTATGGACGGACAATTGAATTGGTTTAAAGGCGGCCTTTTATTGGGAGCCGCATTTCTTCTGGCGGTGGCCTTCGTGAACCCCATCGGAGTATCCACCCAGTTTGTCATTGCCGACGGTATTATTTGGAATCTGTTTTCCGACACGGTCATTCAGAAAGATACAGCAAACAAATCAGGATATGCCAGCCCCAATGCATATTTGAATAAAAGTGGCGGGAAATACGCCAAAAATGTTGCAAAGCCTTTGAACTACAGTTTTGTATTTGTCATTGCCATGGTCATTGGTGCCTTTCTCTCGGCACGATTGGGCGGACCACACCCAACGACCCAGGACCGCATTGCCCCTGAGCCCTGGCGAACCCGTTTTGGACAAAACCCTGTGCCGCGGTATGTAACTGTATTTTTAGCCGGTGTGCTGGTTCTTTTCGGGGCACGTCTGGCCGGCGGGTGTACCAGTGGACATATGATGAGCGGCATGATGCAAACATCTTTGAGCGGATATCTGTTCGCCCTTGGCACATTTGCCGCAGCCGTTCCCATTGCTGTACTTGTTTACAAAAGAATATAGGAGGTAACCCATGACTATTTTTCTTGCCATCATACTCGGTATTTTTTTTGGATTTGCGCTGCAACGGGTGGGTGCTACCAATCCGGCAAACATTATCAACATGCTGCGCCTGACCGATCTACACTTGATGAAAGCCATCTTTTTTGCCATTGGCCTCAGTTCAACCCTATTATTTGTACTTATGAGTATCGGTGTCATCGATCCGGGACATCTTTCCGTTAAAAGCAGTTACGTTGGCGTGATTGTCGGCGGGGCTATTATGGGAGTCGGGTTTGCCGTGGCCGGTTACTGCCCGGGCACGGGATTGACAGCCCTTGCCGATGGCCGTAAAGATGCCCTTTTTTTCGTGTGTGGCGGGCTTTTAGGCGCCCTGATTTACACGTTGGTATACGGCAGTATTAAAAATACCTGGTTGTTTAATAACATAGCAGGCGGCAAAGTTATGCTGGCCACAGGTTCGGA encodes the following:
- the rsmA gene encoding 16S rRNA (adenine(1518)-N(6)/adenine(1519)-N(6))-dimethyltransferase RsmA; this encodes MTHPGELLKKNSLYAGKELGQNFLSNPATAQMIVDRTGVDKEMIVLEIGPGLGAITLPLARACKQVVAVEKDRRIIPLLEEELANEGIRNVTIINQDILKTDIRELAGTKKLVVIGNLPYNISSQILFQLITIRQVVTRAFLMFQKELAERLLSPAGNRNYSRLAAVVQYASKIERVADIRPNNFFPRPDVNSTVLRFDFFETKGMGKEDEILLFSVIKAAFSKRRKTLHNAMADGELGLTKEIVGIALENAGIDPSRRAETLNVQEFIDLSKAVGKVSTNES
- a CDS encoding HD-GYP domain-containing protein is translated as MIELRISIDKLIDIVRQGGQVKTGVDVYDSNGTLLLAKNVMVNKTKPLKFLRNNGLRHVPVASNGGVFDASGNKIELGSADMPHPLPDSFLYPEPIKTQNVTDRLKEILELRRLAESISIKAQAIIKNAVNQIRQTQGEFDVDAVSKQASELASFAEHKNHPFAYTPREWFFYDDYFYNHATNVCALGSQVLHRFNSAFSKIMEKSLWSSPALAGNGSSGMFSYYYPEEIDEMSFGLFIYDLGKSMVPENLLNKTSALSKDETELLRRHASDFGFMVIEKNHLSSTVLSNMIRYHHGPLYEEEPGCYPLGLECGMMPPYVRICKLMDIYDAMISKRCYQDAVNQVTAVTGLFRSYVHKDPILQFILHAFVKTVGLYPPGSIVFLKNGQMAYVLENEGPLVLPFTDKNQVPLTSGPDPFNAGKQTGVLAIDSDRSIRQPKKIWDCLPAFIREIALPKDQVAAAVAAISTI
- a CDS encoding ribose-phosphate diphosphokinase — translated: MTDDLKIFSGGSNPDLATKICRHIGIPLSSMKTSRFSNDNLFVQIKESVREDDIFVVQSLTTPVSDHLMELMITLDALRSASAKRITAVIPYYSYARSDKKDAPRISITARLVADLLKTAGADRVLTMDLHADAVHGFFSIPVDHLTAMPTICDYFAALLDLSKVVVVATDAGGAKRAGRFANRLNTSLAIIDKRRLSDSDVEQGLVVGHVKGLDAIVFDDEISTGGTLVSTVDTLRRAGADNIYVGATHPVLCGQAVENLSQTVISGIVVTNTVHIPAEKQFPQLKSLSVAPLFARAIKHIHTGESVSALFKP
- a CDS encoding YeeE/YedE thiosulfate transporter family protein is translated as MDGQLNWFKGGLLLGAAFLLAVAFVNPIGVSTQFVIADGIIWNLFSDTVIQKDTANKSGYASPNAYLNKSGGKYAKNVAKPLNYSFVFVIAMVIGAFLSARLGGPHPTTQDRIAPEPWRTRFGQNPVPRYVTVFLAGVLVLFGARLAGGCTSGHMMSGMMQTSLSGYLFALGTFAAAVPIAVLVYKRI
- a CDS encoding DUF6691 family protein, coding for MTIFLAIILGIFFGFALQRVGATNPANIINMLRLTDLHLMKAIFFAIGLSSTLLFVLMSIGVIDPGHLSVKSSYVGVIVGGAIMGVGFAVAGYCPGTGLTALADGRKDALFFVCGGLLGALIYTLVYGSIKNTWLFNNIAGGKVMLATGSDTFQALLPAIPGTLLAVGIGIAFMIIAWILPKKV